From Toxorhynchites rutilus septentrionalis strain SRP chromosome 2, ASM2978413v1, whole genome shotgun sequence, a single genomic window includes:
- the LOC129770854 gene encoding phospholipid scramblase 1-like, producing the protein MDKFNEVISNVPQPPPYSELDETISNQPTNEYGAPMQQPSSPELSGLEHLVETERIRFKQEVQIVQLVCGCDMPINFDLINEHDQIIYRIQEQENFCARNCIPQGFRTESNMVKTNGLLALHFSRKTRCVMNCCLPCCCYPLPFSRERMTVSSGTGTVYGTVQHDWSAWRSRFSVLNNYGSVVMKIEGPGCNFGFFGDLHYKIVTPSGVEIGSIVKRWNGLVCEVVADFDDFTIIFPRDLDIAIKATLIGAVKLINFLFFQGSLRRLIVGITCGSLNAVARTQPH; encoded by the exons CCACAGCCACCGCCGTACTCTGAGCTAGATGAAACGATCAGCAATCAACCGACCAACGAATATGGCGCACCAATGCAGCAACCTTCAAGCCCGGAATTATCTGGATTGGAGCACCTGGTCGAAACGGAACGGATCAGGTTCAAACAGGAGGTGCAAATCGTACAGCTGGTCTGTGGCTGTGATATGCCCATCAATTTCGATCTGATCAACGAACACGACCAGATTATATATCGGATACAGGAGCAGGAGAATTTCTGCGCGAGAAACTGCATCCCACAGGGATTTCGAACCGAGTCCAATATGGTCAAAACAAATGGATTACTGGCGCTTCATTTTAGCAGGAAGACGCGATGTGTGATGAATTGCTGTTTGCCCTGCTGCTGTTATCCTTTGCCATTCAGTAGAGAGCGGATGACCGTTTCCAGCGGAACAGGAACGGTGTACGGGACTGTCCAGCATGATTGGTCTGCTTGGAGATCGCGTTTCAGCGTTCTGAATAATTACGGTAGCGTAGTGATGAAGATCGAAGGCCCGGGCTGCAATTTTGGCTTCTTTGGCGATTTACATTATAAAATTGTGACTCCGAGTGGCGTAGAGATTGGAAGCATCGTCAAACGTTGGAATGGATTAGTCTGTGAAGTGGTagccgattttgatgatttcactATAATCTTTCCACGAGATTTGGATATTGCCATAAAGGCCACACTCATTGGAGCTGTCAAGTTAATT AACTTTCTCTTCTTTCAAGGATCTCTGCGAAGGTTAATCGTTGGCATCACTTGTGGATCTTTGAATGCGGTCGCTAGAACACAACCACATTAA